The following are encoded together in the Lathyrus oleraceus cultivar Zhongwan6 chromosome 3, CAAS_Psat_ZW6_1.0, whole genome shotgun sequence genome:
- the LOC127126773 gene encoding protein AUXIN SIGNALING F-BOX 2 — MNYFPDEVIEHVFDYVVSHSDRNSLSLVCKSWYRIEGFTRKRVFIGNCYSISPERLVERFPDFKSLTLKGKPHFADFSLVPHGWGGFVYPWIEALAKSRVGLEELRLKRMVVSDESLELLSRSFMNFKSLVLVSCEGFTTDGLAAVAANCRSLRELDLQENEVEDHKGQWLSCFPENCTSLVALNFACLKGEINVGALERLVARSPNLKSLRLNRSVPADALQRILMRAPQIADLGIGSFIHDLNSEAYIKLKNTILRCRSITSLSGFLEVAPFSLAAVYPICRNLTSLNLSYAASIQGAELIKLIRHCGKLQRLWIMDCIGDKGLVAVATICKELQELRVFPSAPFGNQAAVTEVGLVAISKGCPKLHSLLYFCHQMTNAALITVAKNCPNFIRFRLCILDATKPDSDTMQPLDEGFGAIVQSCKRLRRLSLSGQLTDQVFLYIGMYAEQLEMLSIAFAGESDKGMLYVLNGCKKLRKLEIRDCPFGDTALLTDVGKYETMRSLWMSSCEVTVGACKTLAKKMPSLNVEIFNESEQADCYVEDGQRVEKMYLYRSVAGKREDAPEYVWTL; from the exons atgaattATTTTCCAGACGAGGTAATAGAACATGTGTTTGACTATGTGGTGTCACATAGCGACAGAAACAGTTTGTCTTTGGTATGCAAAAGTTGGTATAGAATAGAGGGATTTACAAGGAAAAGGGTGTTCATAGGAAACTGTTACTCTATTAGTCCTGAGAGGTTGGTAGAGAGGTTTCCTGATTTCAAATCTTTAACTCTAAAGGGAAAACCTCATTTTGCTGACTTCAGTTTGGTTCCTCATGGTTGGGGTGGTTTTGTTTATCCATGGATTGAAGCTCTTGCTAAGAGTAGAGTTGGGTTGGAGGAGCTTAGGTTGAAGAGGATGGTTGTGTCAGATGAGAGCCTGGAGCTACTGTCTCGTTCTTTCATGAATTTTAAGTCTTTAGTTCTTGTTAGCTGTGAAGGGTTCACCACTGATGGACTTGCTGCTGTAGCTGCAAATTGCAG GTCTCTTAGGGAGCTAGATTTGCAAGAGAATGAAGTTGAAGATCACAAAGGACAGTGGCTAAGTTGTTTTCCGGAAAACTGTACATCACTCGTTGCTCTTAATTTTGCTTGCCTTAAAGGAGAGATTAACGTGGGAGCACTTGAGAGACTTGTGGCAAGATCACCTAACCTCAAGAGTCTAAGGTTAAACCGTTCCGTGCCGGCTGATGCACTTCAAAGGATACTAATGCGAGCGCCTCAAATAGCAGATTTGGGTATTGGATCATTTATCCATGATCTCAATTCAGAGGCCTACATAAAGCTTAAGAATACCATTCTTAGATGCCGGTCAATAACGAGTTTGTCCGGATTTTTGGAAGTGGCTCCTTTTAGCCTTGCTGCTGTGTATCCAATTTGCCGGAACTTAACATCCTTGAACTTGAGCTATGCAGCAAGCATTCAGGGCGCTGAGCTTATTAAACTTATTCGCCATTGCGGCAAACTACAGCGCTTATGG ATAATGGATTGCATTGGAGACAAAGGACTAGTTGCTGTAGCTACTATATGTAAAGAGTTGCAAGAATTGAGGGTATTTCCATCCGCACCATTTGGAAATCAAGCAGCTGTTACCGAAGTAGGACTTGTTGCGATATCAAAGGGATGCCCAAAGCTCCACTCGTTACTCTACTTCTGCCACCAGATGACAAATGCTGCTCTCATAACAGTAGCCAAGAACTGTCCAAATTTTATCCGATTTAGGTTATGCATCCTCGATGCAACAAAACCTGACTCCGACACAATGCAGCCACTGGATGAAGGTTTTGGGGCAATCGTACAGTCATGCAAACGACTGAGGCGGCTATCACTCTCCGGTCAGTTGACCGACCAGGTCTTCCTTTACATTGGAATGTACGCGGAGCAGCTTGAAATGTTATCTATTGCTTTTGCTGGCGAGAGTGACAAGGGAATGCTCTATgtattgaacggttgcaaaaaGCTTCGCAAGCTCGAGATAAGAGACTGCCCTTTCGGCGACACAGCACTTCTGACAGACGTAGGGAAGTATGAAACAATGCGATCCCTTTGGATGTCGTCGTGTGAGGTGACTGTAGGAGCATGCAAGACATTGGCGAAGAAGATGCCTAGTTTGAATGTGGAGATCTTCAATGAAAGTGAACAAGCAGATTGTTATGTGGAAGATGGGCAAAGAGTGGAGAAGATGTATTTGTATCGTTCTGTGGCTGGTAAAAGGGAAGATGCACCAGAATATGTATGGACTCTGTAG
- the LOC127126774 gene encoding protein CYSTEINE-RICH TRANSMEMBRANE MODULE 13, with product MSNNYQRAPQDPPYPPPGYGSLYPPPQGYPVTQLPPGYPSAPPPPGYESYPPPPPPGYEGYSPPPPPGYATTYPPPHPQYQTYQGYFNNGYPPPNYNCHHVQHHCHEDNNNSCFSSFFQGCFAALCCCCFLEECCF from the exons ATGAGTAACAATTACCAGAGAGCCCCACAAGACCCTCCTTATCCTCCACCGGGATACGGATCTCTTTACCCACCACCACAGGGTTACCCGGTAACACAACTTCCACCGGGTTACCCATCAGCACCACCGCCACCTGGTTACGAAAGCTACCCTCCTCCACCGCCAC CTGGTTACGAAGGCTACTCTCCGCCGCCGCCACCTGGTTATGCAACAACCTACCCGCCGCCTCATCCTCAATACCAAACCTACCAAGGCTATTTCAATAATGGATATCCTCCTCCTAATTACAATTGTCACCATGTTCAGCATCATTGCCACGAAGATAATAACAATTCCTGTTTCTCTTCTTTCTTCCAAGGCTG CTTTGCAGCACTCTGTTGCTGTTGTTTTCTAGAGGAGTGCTGTTTTTGA